The stretch of DNA GGTAGGTCACGTCGTTGCCGACCTGGTCACCGAGTTCGAACGCGCCCATCGGCAGACCGAGTTCGAACTTGACGGTCGAATCGACTTCTTCCATCGTCGCCGTCCCGTCTTCGACGACCCAGCACGCCTCGTTCATCAGCGGGACGAGGATGCGGTTGACGATGAAGCCGGGACTGTCCTTGCGCACGCGGACTGGTGTCTTACCGAAAGACTCTGCGAGGTCTTCTGTCAGGGCGAGGGTATCTTCGCTCGTGTACGCGCCCGTGATGACTTCGACGAGCGCCATGCGGACGGGCGGGTTGAAAAAGTGCATCCCACAGAATCGCTCCGGACGGTCGGTGACTTCCGAGAGTTCGGTAATCGAAAGCGAGGAAGTGTTGGTTGCGAAGATGGCGTGGTCGGGAGCGTACTCCTCGACTTCTGCGTACACCTCTTTTTTGATGTCCATCTTCTCGGGGACGACTTCGATGACGAAGTCGGCATTCGAGACGGCTTCTTCGACGTCAACGAGCGGCGTGATGCGGTCTAAGGCGTCGCTTGCTTCCTCATCAGAGAGCTGGTCTTTCTCTGCGAGTTTCTGGAGCGACCACTCGATGTTGTCGTAGCCGTTCTGGACGAACTCCTCTTTGATGTCGCGGAGATTCACGTCGTAGCCAGCGAGTGCGGCCAGTTCTGCGATGCCGTGACCCATGTTCCCAGCACCGAGAACCGCAATCGTGTTGATGTCATCAAGTTCCATGGTGTATCTGGTCATACATCCACGGCACAGAGGTTTCAACGTTTTCCTTGTGCGATTTTGAAACGCGCGTTGAGTTTATCTGCAGGCCTGAAAAACGCTAATTCCGTTTGAAATCGGTTACAAGGAATTAAGTATGCTATGGCCATTCACACCCCCATGGAGTTTGGCTTTACCGACGAGCAAAAACAGATTCGAGAAGAGATTCGGCGCTTTGCCGAAAACGAGGTGAAACCTGTCGCGACGGAGTACGACGTCGAAGAAAAATATCCCCACAAAATCATCGAGAAGGCAGGCGACATGGGCCTTCTCGGCGCGAACATCCCAATCGAGTACGGCGGCGCTGGCTACTCGACGCTCGAACTCGCCATCATCATTGAAGAACTGTTCGCCGCAGACCCCGGCATCGGCCTCTGTCTCACCTCCACCGGCTTCGGCGGCGAGGCCATCATGGAGTTCGGTACGGACGAACAGAAAGAGGAGTACCTTCCCGGCATCGCAAGCGGCGACGCCATCATGGGCGCGGCCATCTCCGAACCCGACACCGGCTCTGACGTGTCTTCTGTCTCCACGAAAGCCGAGAAAGACAGCGACGAGTGGGTGATTAACGGCAACAAGATGTGGATTACGAACGGGTCTGTTGGGGATTTCTTCGTCGTCCTCTGTAAGACCGACCCAGAAGCTGAAGGCCGCTACAACGGCTTCTCCCAGATTATCGTCGAATCCGACCGCGACGGCTTCGAGGCAGACAAGATTACGGGGAAACTCGGCATCCGCGCGAGCGACACCGCAGAACTCATCTTCGACAACGTCCGCGTGCCAGAGGAGAACCTCGTTGGCACCCGCGGGATGGGCTTCCTCCAGCAAATGCAGTTCTTCGACGAGACCCGCACCGGCGTGGCCGCACAGGGCGTCGGCATCGCCAGAGGGGCCTCAGAGCGCGCGCTCGAATACGCCAAAGAACGCGAGCAGTTCGGTCGCCCAATCGGGGACTTCCAAGCCATCCAGCACAAGCTCTCTGATATGTACACCCGCACCGAAGCCGCCCGCAACCTCACCTACAAGTCCGCGTGGTCGGTCGACAACGAAGACGGCCTGCTCACAAAACTCGCCTCGATGGCCAAGGAGTACTCCTCGCGCGTGGCCGTCGACGTCGCAAACGAAGCCGTCCAGATTCACGGCGGCGCAGGCTACGTCAACGACTTCGACGTTGAACGCTTCTACCGCGACGCGAAAATCACCCAGATTTACGAGGGCACCACGGAAATCCAGAAGAACATCATCGCTCGCGAACTGTTGGGTAAAGGGTTCTAAAGCCACCTTTTTGGGTGCGAGCGCGTCCGCGCTCGCTTTTCTGCATAGTCACTCCTTCCGCAATCGTCCCGCACCGCAATTCTTCGGCCCATCCGAACTGCAAACCCTCTTTAAACTCCCCGTGTTACACGCTGGTAGCTATGGTCGTCACCACTCGTGACCTGCGACCGGTGTTGCCTGCTCACCAGCAGTCGCTCTCTGCTGGCTGTTGTTGCTGAACGACTCATTTCTACGCGCGTCGCAGCCGACCACACTCTCCAAACCCAATCAATGTTCAGCAGACTCTACGAAGACATCCACACCGCAATCGAAAACGACCCGGCCGCAAAGAGCACTGCGGAGGCGCTCACCTACCCCGGCGTCCACGCACTGTTGTTTCACCGACTCGCACACGCACTGCACACCCGCGGGTTTCGCGTGACCGCACGAATCATCTCGCAGTTCGCCCGCTTTCTCACTGGCATCGAAATCCACCCCGGCGCGACCATCGGGCGGCGACTGTTCATCGACCACGGCATGGGCGTCGTCATCGGTGAAACCGCCATCATCGGTGACGACGTGGTCATGTTCCACGGCGTGACGCTCGGAGGCACCTCCTCCAATCCGAAAAAACGCCACCCGACCATCGGGAACGACGTGCTACTCGGCGCGAACGCGACGCTGCTTGGCCCTATCGAAGTCGGTGACGGCGCCCAGGTCGGCGCGGGGGGCGTCGTCCTCTCTGACGTTGCACCCGGAACAACCGTCGTGGGCGTCCCCGCAGCACCGGTGGAGGAATAGCGGAAACCGCTTTTTGTATTCGACTCCTTCCCTGCACTGTGACCGACGCATACGCGCATCTGCGAACTGACCCGACGCTCGCCGCGCTGATTGACGAACACGGCGAGATTCCCGTAGAGCGGGCGGACGACCCCTTTGCCCGACTCGTTACGGCGATTATCAACCAACAGCTCTCGGTGCAGTCTGCTGCCGCCATCCGCGAGCGGCTGTTCGACCGCTACGAGATCACCCCAGACGGCATCCGCGCGGCCGACGAGGAGGGACTCCGTGAGTGTGGCCTGTCGAGTCAGAAAATCCGCTACGTCCGCAACATCGCCGCCCACTTCGAAGACGGCGTCTCCCACGACTACTTCGCGCCAATGAGCGACGAAGAAGTCATCGACGACCTGACCGAAATCACCGGCGTCGGCGTCTGGACGGCGAAGATGTTCCTCATGTCCGTCCTCGCCCGCGAAGACGTGTTCCCGGTCGAAGATTTGGGGATCAGAAACGGGATGACCAAACTCTACGACCTGGAGGACGAACAGGCGATGGTCGAAAAGGCAGACGACTGGCGACCGTATCGCAGCTACGCGAGTCGCTACGTCTGGCGAGCCATCGACTGACGACGCCTGCGTATTTAGTGCCCGCTTCGTGCACGCCATGAGGAACGGTTTTACGCGGGCCTTCCTTGAGGGCGTACATGTCCATCAGAACCGCCGCCCGCGCCGTCATTGTCGAGGATGGGCGGCTGCTCGTCACCGAAAATGAAAGCGACACCGACCGCTGGTATCTGACGCCCGGTGGCGGCCAGCACGCAGGTGAGACGCTCCACGAAACGCTCCGCCGTGAAGTGCGCGAAGAAGTCGGCATCGAGGTGTCGGTCGGGCCGTTGCTCGCCGTCCAAGAGTTCATTCCCGAAAACCACGGCCAACCGGACGGTCAACAGCAGACGAACTTTCTGTTCCGATGTGAGCGTACCGGCGGCACGGTCGAGTCTGCAAACGACGACGACCCGCATCAGATTGGCTGTACGTGGCTCCGCATCACCGACCTCGAAATGGAGGCGTTCTTCCCGAAGGGACTCACGCCACTGTTGAAAGCAGAAGAAATGGAGAAAATGCCCGTGTATCTGGGCGAAACGCGGTAGTTACTCTTCTATATCCTGTTCTTCTTCCTCGTCTTCGGAGAAGTCCTCCTCTGCGAGGCGGCGCACGTCGACGTGGTAGTGTTTGAGGATGTCTCGACCGAGAAGCAGCGGGTAGTCCATGTGGCTGCGGTCTTCGATGCTCGCGGTGACGGTGTGTTGGGTGCCACCAATCCCGACGACGAGGTCCACCACTGGGCGAGAGCGCCCGGATTTCAGGCTACCGGATTTGACGCGGACGATGTTCTTGATTGGGCCAGTCCCGATTTCGGCGGCGAGTTGGGCGTCAATCGAGGTGCGCTTTGCGCCCGTGTCGGATTTGGCGAGGATGGTTTGGCTGCCACGCGTCCCCGAAACGAGCACTTCCTCGGTGTAGCCAACGACGAGCGGCTCGGAGGGGGCTTTCTGGGCACGGCGTGGTTTGCAGGCTGGCACGGAGTCGTCGAGCGTCGCGGAGAGTTCGCGGACGCGTTCGCGGTCGACGTCGCCGCCCGCGGCCTCGATGGCGAGCTGTGCGATGTACGGCGCGGCGCTGCGGCCGGTTGCCTCGTAGAGGCCTTTGAACCCGGCGGTTGGGTTGACTTCGAGGACGTACCAGCCGTCTTCGCCTTCGACGATGTCCACACCGGCGTAGTCGAGGCCGATGATCTCCTTAGATTTGAGCGCCATTTCGCGCACCTCGTCGGGGAGGCCCTGACTCGCGTCTTCAACGTCGCCGCCGAGGGCCA from Haladaptatus sp. ZSTT2 encodes:
- a CDS encoding acyl-CoA dehydrogenase family protein, producing MEFGFTDEQKQIREEIRRFAENEVKPVATEYDVEEKYPHKIIEKAGDMGLLGANIPIEYGGAGYSTLELAIIIEELFAADPGIGLCLTSTGFGGEAIMEFGTDEQKEEYLPGIASGDAIMGAAISEPDTGSDVSSVSTKAEKDSDEWVINGNKMWITNGSVGDFFVVLCKTDPEAEGRYNGFSQIIVESDRDGFEADKITGKLGIRASDTAELIFDNVRVPEENLVGTRGMGFLQQMQFFDETRTGVAAQGVGIARGASERALEYAKEREQFGRPIGDFQAIQHKLSDMYTRTEAARNLTYKSAWSVDNEDGLLTKLASMAKEYSSRVAVDVANEAVQIHGGAGYVNDFDVERFYRDAKITQIYEGTTEIQKNIIARELLGKGF
- a CDS encoding DNA-3-methyladenine glycosylase family protein, with the protein product MTDAYAHLRTDPTLAALIDEHGEIPVERADDPFARLVTAIINQQLSVQSAAAIRERLFDRYEITPDGIRAADEEGLRECGLSSQKIRYVRNIAAHFEDGVSHDYFAPMSDEEVIDDLTEITGVGVWTAKMFLMSVLAREDVFPVEDLGIRNGMTKLYDLEDEQAMVEKADDWRPYRSYASRYVWRAID
- a CDS encoding RimK family alpha-L-glutamate ligase, which encodes MTGDITVGVLSTHNSKETKAILNAVDDLGYDTEWLRDENTQVDIINGEISFEPDVDIIANRLLLSNVEQPAERLGLAMTFEKLRPMLNTPMATMTAMHKFAAASALSSNGVSVPDALLALSSDNLNAGRDRFGEEAVYKTAIGTHGGGTWRVDLNDPVNPKVGTRQAFLQKLIERDGERHRDLRVYVVGDEIIGAMNRYAPEDDWRTNVALGGDVEDASQGLPDEVREMALKSKEIIGLDYAGVDIVEGEDGWYVLEVNPTAGFKGLYEATGRSAAPYIAQLAIEAAGGDVDRERVRELSATLDDSVPACKPRRAQKAPSEPLVVGYTEEVLVSGTRGSQTILAKSDTGAKRTSIDAQLAAEIGTGPIKNIVRVKSGSLKSGRSRPVVDLVVGIGGTQHTVTASIEDRSHMDYPLLLGRDILKHYHVDVRRLAEEDFSEDEEEEQDIEE
- the cysE gene encoding serine O-acetyltransferase, which encodes MFSRLYEDIHTAIENDPAAKSTAEALTYPGVHALLFHRLAHALHTRGFRVTARIISQFARFLTGIEIHPGATIGRRLFIDHGMGVVIGETAIIGDDVVMFHGVTLGGTSSNPKKRHPTIGNDVLLGANATLLGPIEVGDGAQVGAGGVVLSDVAPGTTVVGVPAAPVEE
- a CDS encoding NUDIX domain-containing protein, which translates into the protein MSIRTAARAVIVEDGRLLVTENESDTDRWYLTPGGGQHAGETLHETLRREVREEVGIEVSVGPLLAVQEFIPENHGQPDGQQQTNFLFRCERTGGTVESANDDDPHQIGCTWLRITDLEMEAFFPKGLTPLLKAEEMEKMPVYLGETR